The DNA sequence CGAAGAGGCTAACAATCACGGGCAGTACGTCAATGTGGATGCCGACCACAATGTGGCAAACGCTATGCCGCTCGACTTCTCGATCACCAAGAACGTATTCAGCATGATGCTTTCTATGGTCATCATTTTTTGGTTGTTCCTCGGAACGGCTAAGTTCTATAAGAAAAACGGAGCCGCTGCTCCTAAAGGGCTGGCCAAATTCATGGAGCCCTTGATCGTATTCGTTCGCGACGATATCGCTCGCCCCAACATCGGTGAAAAGGACTACAAGCACTACATGCCTTACTTGTTGACCCTGTTCTTCTTTATCTGGATCAACAACTTGATCGGTCTTATTCCTTTCTTCCCTTTCAGCGCAAACTACACAGGAAACATCGCCTTGACGATGACGCTCGCCGTGTTCACTTTGTTGATCACCAACTTCAGCGGAAAAAAATATTATTGGAAACACATCCTTACTCCACCCGTACCTGTGGCTCTTTGGCTCATCATGATTCCGGTGGAGTTGATCGGAATTTTGTCGAAGCCTTTTGCTCTCATGGTTCGTTTGTTCGCCAACATCACGGCCGGACACATCATCATCTTGAGTTTGGTTTCACTGATTTTCATTTTTGATACCGTGTTGATCTCGCCCGTTTCGGTAGCGTTTGTGTTGTTCATGAACGTATTGGAGCTGTTGGTCGCTGCCTTGCAGGCGTACATCTTCACCTTGCTTTCGGCCTTGTTCATTGGAATGGCGGTAGAAGAGCATCATTGATAGAGGAACTATTTACTAACTATAATTAAAGTTCATTATGACTGGATTAGCTGCATTAGGTGCCGGATTGGCCGTTATCGGAGCCGGATTGGGTATCGGACGTGTAGGTGGACAAGCGATGGACGCTATCGCTCGTCAACCAGAAGCTACCTCAAAGATTCAAACTGCAATGATTATCGCAGCTGCACTTGTTGAAGGTGTTGCTCTTTTCGCTGTGGTTGTATCCTTGTTGGTTGCCTAATCACATTAGCATTGGATCATCGGTTGAACAGGGATTGCCTGCAGCCGATGATCCCACCTTAAAAAGAACGCCTCTTTAATTATAAAAGAACATGGATCTAGTAACCCCGGGATTTGGATTGGTTTTTTGGACGACCTTGTCGTTCCTCATTCTTTTGCTTCTCCTGCGTAAGTTCGCATGGAAGCCTATTTTGGGTGCGGTCAACGCTCGCGAAAAATCAATTGAAGAAGCATTGATCGAAGCGAAAAAGGCGCGTGAAGAAATGGCCAACCTAAAGGCTGACAACGAACGTATTTTGAAAGAGGCTCGTGCAGAGCGCGATCAAATGCTTAAAGAAGCACGCACTATCCGCGACAACATGATCGAGGAGTCAAAAGGCTCTGCCAAAGCAGAAGCTGAGAAGATCATCTCTTCGGCTCGCGAGACCATCGAGAACGAGAAAAAAGCTGCTCTACACGAGTTGCGCAACACCGTTGGTACTTTGGCGATCGAAGTAGCTGAAAAAGTACTTCGCTCAGAATTGACCAACACGGATAAATCCAAAGAGTTGGTCGACGACTACCTCAAGGATATCTCATTTAACTAAGCCGTGAAATGAAGCATTCACTGGTAAAACAGCGCTACGCAAAGTCACTGCTCGACCTAGCCCTTGACCTCAACCAGGTCGAGGAGGTTCATGCGGATATGCAGTTATTGCTCGCTATCGCTGCCGATAGTCGTGACTTGACAATGATGTTGCGCAGTCCGATCATCAAACCGGACTACAAGATCGCGGTGTTCACCAAGCTTTTCGATGGCAAAATGAGCAACCTCACCATGCAGTTCATGGCGCTGTTGGCCAAAAAGAAAAGAGAGGAGTTGTTGGTTGAGATCGCAGACAAATTCTTGTCGTTGTACAAAGAACATAGGGGGATCAAAACCGCTTACCTAAGCACCGCCAAGGAACTCAATCCAGAGGTTCGTGACCGGGTGGTCCAACGACTCAAGTCGCAAACCGGAGCAGAAGTGGAATTGATCGAGAAGGTCGAAGACGATCTTATCGGTGGTTTCGTACTCCGGATGGACGACAAACAAATTGATGCCAGTATGCGCGGGGCATTGAAGAAAATTGCGCGCGAATTCGATGAAAATCTTTACACAAAAGCGTTTTAAGATGGCAGAAATCAATCCTGCTGAAGTCTCAGCAATCCTCCGCGAACAACTCGCTGGCCATAAATCCGAGAGTGAGTTGCAAGAAGTGGGAACCGTACTCCAGGTGGGTGACGGTATCGCACGTATCTACGGTTTGAACCAAGTGCAATCAGGCGAGCTCGTTGAGTTCGAGAATGGTTTGCAGGGTATCGTATTGAACCTGGAAGAAGACAACGTCGGGGTAGTATTGCTCGGACCATCTACCGAGATCCGCGAAGGTAGCGTTGCAAAACGTACCGGTCGTATCGCATCCGTTAAAGTAGGTGAGGGTCTTTTGGGGCGCGTCGTTGACGGTCTCGGTAACCCGATCGACGGTAAAGGTCCTGTTGAAGGAGAGCTCTTTGAGATGCCTATCGAGCGTAAAGCTCCTGGGGTAATCTACCGTCAGCCGGTTAACGAGCCGCTTCAAACGGGTATTAAGGCCATCGACTCCATGATCCCGATCGGACGTGGACAGCGCGAGTTGATCATTGGTGACCGTCAGACCGGTAAAACTACAGTGGCGATCGATACCATCATCAACCAAAAAGAATTCTACGATCGCGGTGAGCCTGTATACTGTATCTACGTGGCTGTAGGTCAAAAAGGATCGACCGTTGCCGGAATCGCTAAAACGCTTGAAGAAAAAAGAGCTTTGGCGTATACGACCATCGTAGCGGCTAACGCATCTGACCCTGCTCCGATGCAGTTCTTTGCGCCTTTCGCAGGTGCGGCTATTGGAGAGTACTTCCGCGATACAGGTCGCCCGGCATTGATCGTATTCGATGACTTGTCCAAGCAAGCTGTTGCATACCGCGAGGTATCTCTGTTGCTTCGTCGCCCTCCAGGACGTGAGGCATACCCTGGAGATGTATTCTACCTTCACTCACGCCTCCTCGAGCGCGCGGCCAAGGTCATCAACGACGATACGATCGCAGCTCAAATGAACGACCTTCCAGAGGTGTTGAAAGACAAAGTAAAAGGTGGTGGTTCGTTGACGGCATTGCCAATCATCGAAACACAAGAGGGTGACGTTTCTGCATATATCCCGACCAACGTAATTTCGATTACCGACGGTCAGATCTTCCTCGAAAGTAACTTGTTCCTTTCTGGTGTACGCCCAGCCATTAACGTGGGTATCTCGGTATCACGTGTAGGGGGTTCTGCTCAGATCAAGGCGATGAAGAAAGTCGCCGGTACCTTGAAGTTGGATCAGGCTCAATACCGCGAGCTCGAGGCCTTCGCGAAGTTCGGATCGGACCTCGACGCGGCTACCATGAACGTAATCGAGAAAGGTAAGCGTAACGTGGAGATCTTGAAGCAACCACAGGGGTCTCCTGTTTCGGTTGAAGAGCAGATCGCCATCATCTTCGCTGGAACAAAAGGATTGTTGCGCGCCGTGCCGGTAGATAAAGTACGTGAGTTCGAAGCAGAATTCACCAACTACTTGCGCGAGAAGCACCAAGACACCTTGGAGCAATTGCGTACCGGCGCTTGGACCGATGAGATCCAAGACGTGTTGAAATCAGCATGTGCCGAACTGACCTCGAAGTACCAATCGTAAACCGTAATCCGTAGCTATGGCTAACCTAAAGGAAATCCGGAACCGCATATCCTCGGTGAACAGCACCAAGCAGATCACCAGTGCGATGAAAATGGTTTCGGCCGCCAAGCTCAAGCGAGCGCAAGACGCCATTACCCAAATGCGTCCGTATGCTGAAAAGCTCACGGAGATCCTAGGTAATCTTAGCGCGAGCCTCGACACGCCTGAGAACGTCTACGCTCAAAAGCGCGAGGTAAAAAGGGTGTTGATCATTCCGATCAGCTCGAACCGCGGCCTTTGTGGGGCGTTCAACTCGAACGTGTTCAAATCGGCCCGCGAATTGGCCGACGACCGTTTTGCCGGAGCACATGTTGAAGTGCTCGCACTCGGTAAAAAAGCCGGAGAGCTCTTGCACAAACGGGAGTACCGTGTGAACCAAATCAATGCATCGATATTCGATTCGTTGACCTACAAAGAAGCCGGAGCCATCGCAAATCGCTTGATGAATGTCTTCGAAAATGCCGAGTACGACGAGATCGTTTTGGTATACAACAGCTTTAAGAATGCAGCATCTCAACTTGTGAAGCAGGAAACCTTTTTGCCGATCGTGATCAATGAAGAAGCGAGCGCTACCGTGGATTATATCTTTGAGCCAAATAAAGAGCAGATCGTAGAGCAGTTGATCCCGCAAAGTTTGCGCACTCAGCTGTTCAAAGTACTGCTAGACTCCAATGCTTCTGAGCACGGTGCCCGAATGACGGCGATGCACAAAGCAACGGATAACGCAACTGAACTCGGTAAAGAGCTCAAACTGACCTACAACAAATTGCGTCAGGCGTCGATCACGAATGAGATCCTCGAGATCGTTGGAGGGGCTGAGGCTCTCAAAGGATAATCCCGATCGAACCAACTGTAGAAACCCTCGCATTAGCGGGTTTTTTTGTCACATGGCTCAGTCTTTGATGATATGGAGGAAATGACCAACTTAGCCGCATGACCCTTCGTGCCCGGATATTCCTCTCGATGCTCGCCATCATTTTACTTTCGAGCATCCTAATGGCATCGATTACCGTATACCACTTTAAAAGGGAGAACGAACAATATCACATTGAGCGGCTACAGCGGAAAGAAGATGCCATACACACGAGCATTGACTACTTTCTGCAGCAAGATCTTAGCGCACAACGAACCGATAGCATTACCCCTCTTTTCGATAACAAGATCTGTGAGGTGGCTGATGTGAATAACCTCGACATCAACATCTTCAACTTAGAGGGTGACCTCCTTATATCTTCGAACCCCAACCTTTTCGACAACGGCGTACTCCACGATGCCCTGAATCCGGTGGTTTTAAGCCGGCTACGCGACGGTGAGAGTCGAGTGGTTATGAAGCGAGACCTCGATACCACGAATTTCCTCTCCACCTACGAATACATCAACAGCTCGCCGGGCGAACCCTTGGCCGTGATCAATGTCCCCTATTTTCAAACGGACAGCTTTCACAAACGAGAACTTCGCGAATTCCTTGAGTCTCTCGCACAAATCTATGTTCTGTTGCTCATTGGAGCCGGACTGTTGGCCTATTTCTTGTCGAACTACATCACTTCATCACTGACGGCCGTTCGAGCCCGGATCAAGGACATTCGAATTGGCGAAAAGAACGATCCTCTCGAATGGGACCAAGACGACGAAATAGGCGCTCTGGTGCAAGAATACAACTGCATGCTGGCAGAGTTGTCCAGATCGGCCGAACTGCTGGCAAAAAGCGAAAGAGAAGGTGCGTGGAAGAAAATGGCGCGTCAGGTAGCTCACGAGATCAAGAATCCGCTCACCCCGATGAAGTTGACAGTTCAACAACTCGAGCGACGACTCGACCCAAACGATCCGGAGTTTCAAGACAAACTCAAGAACTTTACACGGACATTGATTGAACAGATCGACACCTTGTCGAGCATCGCCTCGTCTTTCTCGGCATTTGCGCAAATGCCGGTTCAAAACCACGGCTCGGTCGAACTCAATGCGGCCTTGCAGAGCTGTACAGACTTATTCACACATCAACCCGTAAGGTTTAAAACAGAAAACCCGGAAGACGTGATCATCACCGCCGACAAAGAGTACTTCATTCGGGTGATGAACAACCTGCTAACCAACGCGAGTCAGTCGATTCCCGAAGGCCGTGAGCCCAACATCAGCGTTCGTTTATCGCGCACCGCAACAGAGGCCGTGATCGAGGTAGAGGACAATGGTTGCGGTATTTCGGACGACCAGCTCGAGAAGATCTTTGAGCCGAATTTCACCACCAAAAGCAGCGGCACGGGCTTGGGTTTGGCCATGGTGCGCAACATCGTCGGCAATTTCAAAGGAACTATCGCGGTCCAATCTGAGGTGGATCGCGGATCGGTCTTTACCTTGCGTTTCGCCCTAGCGGGCGGAAGCTAAAATCCTATCTTTGTTTCATCACTTCACAAAAAGCGGATCATGACCTTCGAAACTCTTTTGACCGATCTTGAAAACGGCATTTTGACCGTTACCCTCAATAGACCACAAAACCTCAATGCCCTCAACACCCGCGTATTTTCTGAACTGCGCGCCGTGTTCGAGGACGTGTACGAGAATGACGACATCAAGAGTGTCATCATCACCGGAATGGGCGAAAAGGCCTTTGCGGCCGGCGCCGACATCAAGGAATTCAGCACCTATAATGTAGAGCAGGGAAAATATTTGGCGGCTAACGGTCACGAGGTATTTTTCATAATCGAGCGATGCCCAAAACCCGTGATCGCCGCGGTAAACGGTTTCGCCCTTGGTGGCGGATGCGAGCTCGCCATGGCCTGTCATTTACGGGTGGCCGCTGAAAACGCGAGGTTTGGTCAGCCCGAAGTCAACCTCGGACTCACACCGGGTTACGCCGGAACGCAACGTTTGGTACAACTCATTGGAAAAGGAAAAGCGCTCGCGCTGCTCATGACGGCCGATATGGTGAAAGCCGAGCAAGCACTCGAACTGGGTTTGGTGAACCACATCGTGCCGCAGGCACAGCTACACGCCTTTTGTTACGAGCTGCTCGAAAAGATCGGCACCAAATCGCCCGTAGCCATCGCCGGGGTCATCGAGTGTGTGAATGCATACTACGAGGAGGGTGTCGACGGTTTTAAAAAGGAAGTAGAGGTCTTCGGAAATTGCTTTGGCACCGAGGATTTCAAAGAGGGAACCACGGCGTTCATGGAGAAGCGCACGGCCGAATTCCCCGGAAAATAATGGATGAATCCAATTCGTAAATTCCTCGGCCAAACGGCCATCTACGGACTCAGCACCATCGTTGGGCGGCTGCTCAACTTTTTGCTGGTTCCGCTGTACGTCAGCCTTTTTCCGGCCGAAGAGTACGGCAAGGTAAGCTACCTCTACGCGTTGGTGGTCTTCCTGATCGTGGTCCTTACCTACGGAATGGAAACGACCTTTTTCCGATTCCGTGAGCGCGACGAAGATCAGGTTAAAGTCTTCAGCACGGGTGCCTGGTCGTTGGTCTTCACGAGTTCCATCTTTTTGGCCATCGCCCTACTTTTCAGCGGGCCCATCGCCGCGGCAGTAAACCTGCCCGACCACCCTGAATACATTCGCTGGTTTGCCTGGATACTGGCACTCGACGCCGTAGTTGCCCTGCCGTTCGCACGTTTGCGCGCCGAGGGAAAAGCCTTCCGATTCGCCTTGGTGAAACTCACCAACATCGGACTCAATATAGGCTTCAACTTGTTGTTCCTGCTTGTGAAGGTCTTCTACGATCCCGAGGTCGGCAT is a window from the Flavobacteriales bacterium genome containing:
- the atpB gene encoding F0F1 ATP synthase subunit A, with the protein product MRIHSFRAFFLISAALLFSANIAVAQDHHEGHDGDHQQEHAETHDSDHPSDHSEEHGDQHGEAHAEAHGEEHGEEKEFNATEVIMHHIADAHGFHIIDYNGHPISMPLPVILWTDNGLVVFSSSKFHHDAEGHQVVEAGGQRFVNLHEKIYYAGEEANNHGQYVNVDADHNVANAMPLDFSITKNVFSMMLSMVIIFWLFLGTAKFYKKNGAAAPKGLAKFMEPLIVFVRDDIARPNIGEKDYKHYMPYLLTLFFFIWINNLIGLIPFFPFSANYTGNIALTMTLAVFTLLITNFSGKKYYWKHILTPPVPVALWLIMIPVELIGILSKPFALMVRLFANITAGHIIILSLVSLIFIFDTVLISPVSVAFVLFMNVLELLVAALQAYIFTLLSALFIGMAVEEHH
- the atpE gene encoding ATP synthase F0 subunit C, with amino-acid sequence MTGLAALGAGLAVIGAGLGIGRVGGQAMDAIARQPEATSKIQTAMIIAAALVEGVALFAVVVSLLVA
- a CDS encoding F0F1 ATP synthase subunit B, with translation MDLVTPGFGLVFWTTLSFLILLLLLRKFAWKPILGAVNAREKSIEEALIEAKKAREEMANLKADNERILKEARAERDQMLKEARTIRDNMIEESKGSAKAEAEKIISSARETIENEKKAALHELRNTVGTLAIEVAEKVLRSELTNTDKSKELVDDYLKDISFN
- the atpH gene encoding ATP synthase F1 subunit delta, which produces MKHSLVKQRYAKSLLDLALDLNQVEEVHADMQLLLAIAADSRDLTMMLRSPIIKPDYKIAVFTKLFDGKMSNLTMQFMALLAKKKREELLVEIADKFLSLYKEHRGIKTAYLSTAKELNPEVRDRVVQRLKSQTGAEVELIEKVEDDLIGGFVLRMDDKQIDASMRGALKKIAREFDENLYTKAF
- the atpA gene encoding F0F1 ATP synthase subunit alpha — encoded protein: MAEINPAEVSAILREQLAGHKSESELQEVGTVLQVGDGIARIYGLNQVQSGELVEFENGLQGIVLNLEEDNVGVVLLGPSTEIREGSVAKRTGRIASVKVGEGLLGRVVDGLGNPIDGKGPVEGELFEMPIERKAPGVIYRQPVNEPLQTGIKAIDSMIPIGRGQRELIIGDRQTGKTTVAIDTIINQKEFYDRGEPVYCIYVAVGQKGSTVAGIAKTLEEKRALAYTTIVAANASDPAPMQFFAPFAGAAIGEYFRDTGRPALIVFDDLSKQAVAYREVSLLLRRPPGREAYPGDVFYLHSRLLERAAKVINDDTIAAQMNDLPEVLKDKVKGGGSLTALPIIETQEGDVSAYIPTNVISITDGQIFLESNLFLSGVRPAINVGISVSRVGGSAQIKAMKKVAGTLKLDQAQYRELEAFAKFGSDLDAATMNVIEKGKRNVEILKQPQGSPVSVEEQIAIIFAGTKGLLRAVPVDKVREFEAEFTNYLREKHQDTLEQLRTGAWTDEIQDVLKSACAELTSKYQS
- the atpG gene encoding ATP synthase F1 subunit gamma, with product MANLKEIRNRISSVNSTKQITSAMKMVSAAKLKRAQDAITQMRPYAEKLTEILGNLSASLDTPENVYAQKREVKRVLIIPISSNRGLCGAFNSNVFKSARELADDRFAGAHVEVLALGKKAGELLHKREYRVNQINASIFDSLTYKEAGAIANRLMNVFENAEYDEIVLVYNSFKNAASQLVKQETFLPIVINEEASATVDYIFEPNKEQIVEQLIPQSLRTQLFKVLLDSNASEHGARMTAMHKATDNATELGKELKLTYNKLRQASITNEILEIVGGAEALKG
- a CDS encoding HAMP domain-containing histidine kinase, with the translated sequence MTLRARIFLSMLAIILLSSILMASITVYHFKRENEQYHIERLQRKEDAIHTSIDYFLQQDLSAQRTDSITPLFDNKICEVADVNNLDINIFNLEGDLLISSNPNLFDNGVLHDALNPVVLSRLRDGESRVVMKRDLDTTNFLSTYEYINSSPGEPLAVINVPYFQTDSFHKRELREFLESLAQIYVLLLIGAGLLAYFLSNYITSSLTAVRARIKDIRIGEKNDPLEWDQDDEIGALVQEYNCMLAELSRSAELLAKSEREGAWKKMARQVAHEIKNPLTPMKLTVQQLERRLDPNDPEFQDKLKNFTRTLIEQIDTLSSIASSFSAFAQMPVQNHGSVELNAALQSCTDLFTHQPVRFKTENPEDVIITADKEYFIRVMNNLLTNASQSIPEGREPNISVRLSRTATEAVIEVEDNGCGISDDQLEKIFEPNFTTKSSGTGLGLAMVRNIVGNFKGTIAVQSEVDRGSVFTLRFALAGGS
- a CDS encoding enoyl-CoA hydratase/isomerase family protein; the encoded protein is MTFETLLTDLENGILTVTLNRPQNLNALNTRVFSELRAVFEDVYENDDIKSVIITGMGEKAFAAGADIKEFSTYNVEQGKYLAANGHEVFFIIERCPKPVIAAVNGFALGGGCELAMACHLRVAAENARFGQPEVNLGLTPGYAGTQRLVQLIGKGKALALLMTADMVKAEQALELGLVNHIVPQAQLHAFCYELLEKIGTKSPVAIAGVIECVNAYYEEGVDGFKKEVEVFGNCFGTEDFKEGTTAFMEKRTAEFPGK